In a single window of the Nocardioides massiliensis genome:
- a CDS encoding PrsW family intramembrane metalloprotease yields MPVRRRHSVAFTVLVAVAMLLGAAVMAIVLVSVGAPDAIVLGVLLAAVPVGPLVASFMWLDRYEPEPRGLLLAGLGWGAFVATAVALVFQVVDAVVFGRPESVSAALVAPFTEEAAKGLFILLLLWFRRHEIDGVLDGVVYAGMVGIGFAFTENILYYAAAYVGDGTGPGGLEETTAVFVVRGIFSPFAHPFFTVFIGIGVGLACYTASRALRIVAPVVGYAVAVATHALWNGSVFYAEGAGFLITYVFLMVPAFFIVVGLALWVRRREGLMLTRSLGDCVRRGFVLPHEVPWLVRLPARYAARRHARQVGGKAAAETVAEFQATATELGFLHDRYLRNVAPADFAARGQELVDQLQALRPAVIWPGPTPTGVAQPLGGSAR; encoded by the coding sequence ATGCCCGTCCGCCGCCGTCACAGTGTTGCGTTCACGGTCCTCGTGGCCGTCGCGATGCTGCTCGGTGCTGCGGTCATGGCGATCGTCCTGGTCAGCGTCGGCGCGCCCGACGCGATCGTGCTCGGGGTGCTGCTCGCCGCGGTCCCGGTCGGGCCGCTCGTGGCCTCGTTCATGTGGCTCGACCGCTACGAGCCCGAGCCGCGCGGACTCCTGCTCGCGGGCCTCGGCTGGGGTGCCTTCGTCGCGACCGCGGTCGCGCTGGTGTTCCAGGTCGTCGACGCCGTCGTCTTCGGCCGCCCCGAGTCGGTGTCCGCGGCCCTCGTCGCGCCGTTCACCGAGGAGGCCGCGAAGGGACTGTTCATCCTGCTGCTGCTGTGGTTCCGCCGCCACGAGATCGACGGGGTCCTCGACGGTGTCGTCTATGCAGGGATGGTCGGCATCGGGTTCGCCTTCACCGAGAACATCCTCTACTACGCCGCGGCGTACGTCGGTGACGGCACCGGCCCCGGTGGGCTCGAGGAGACCACCGCGGTCTTCGTCGTCCGCGGCATCTTCAGCCCGTTCGCGCACCCCTTCTTCACGGTCTTCATCGGCATCGGCGTCGGACTGGCCTGCTACACCGCCTCGCGGGCGCTCCGCATCGTCGCGCCCGTCGTCGGGTACGCCGTGGCCGTGGCCACGCACGCGTTGTGGAACGGCTCGGTCTTCTACGCCGAGGGCGCCGGGTTCCTGATCACCTACGTGTTCCTCATGGTCCCCGCGTTCTTCATCGTCGTCGGACTCGCCCTGTGGGTGCGCCGGCGCGAGGGACTCATGCTCACGCGCTCGCTGGGCGACTGCGTACGCCGCGGCTTCGTGCTCCCGCACGAGGTGCCGTGGCTGGTCCGGCTGCCCGCGCGGTACGCCGCGCGCCGGCACGCCCGGCAGGTGGGCGGGAAGGCCGCCGCCGAGACGGTCGCGGAGTTCCAGGCGACCGCCACCGAGCTGGGCTTCCTGCACGACCGCTACCTGCGCAACGTCGCCCCGGCCGACTTCGCGGCGCGCGGACAGGAGCTGGTCGACCAGCTCCAGGCACTGCGCCCCGCAGTGATCTGGCCCGG
- a CDS encoding dihydrofolate reductase family protein, translated as MRVVYYTATTLDGFIATEDHSLDWLLSREIDQSGPGGFEPFAPTIGAIAMGANTYVWLQEHGEAEQPGGDPWPYDVPAWVFTHRDLEPFPGKDIRFTSASVTEAMPELAATAGDRDLWIVGGGGLAAQFAEAGALDEVQVAIAPVTIGAGAPLLPAHVELRLESVSQNGEFVVATYAVVR; from the coding sequence ATGCGCGTCGTCTACTACACCGCAACCACCCTCGACGGCTTCATCGCGACCGAGGACCACTCGCTGGACTGGCTGCTCAGCCGGGAGATCGACCAGTCCGGTCCGGGCGGCTTCGAGCCGTTCGCCCCCACGATCGGTGCGATCGCGATGGGCGCCAACACCTACGTGTGGCTGCAGGAGCACGGCGAGGCGGAGCAGCCGGGTGGCGACCCCTGGCCGTACGACGTCCCAGCGTGGGTCTTCACCCACCGCGACCTCGAGCCGTTCCCGGGCAAGGACATCCGGTTCACGAGCGCATCGGTCACCGAGGCCATGCCTGAGCTCGCCGCAACGGCCGGTGACCGGGACCTGTGGATCGTCGGCGGGGGCGGGCTCGCTGCGCAGTTCGCAGAGGCCGGGGCGCTCGACGAGGTGCAGGTCGCGATCGCGCCGGTGACGATCGGCGCGGGTGCGCCGCTGCTGCCCGCACACGTCGAGCTACGGCTCGAGTCGGTGTCGCAGAACGGCGAGTTCGTGGTGGCGACGTACGCCGTCGTGCGCTGA
- a CDS encoding aminopeptidase P family protein — MNEEPRTETHDPAVPEAYAAFMRTGWGDRELDLPRHPVAERAAERRQRLAELFPGERLVIPAGGYKVRANDTDYRFRPETAHTHLSGNQTSDAVLVVEDGDAVLYARPRSSRDTDEFFRDRQYGELWAGRRPSLGELSDSLGIECRHLDDLDATLRTPGKTRVLRGVDARVDAAVEPDEGQDRELARVASELRLVKDDWEVAQLQEACDITTLGFEDCVREWDRVLEMGERWIEGTFFRRARAMGNDIGYDSIVGGGRHATTLHWIENSGPIVPGELVLLDMGVEASSLYTADVTRTLPVSGTWTSLQRELYQLVLAAQQAGIDAVRPGARFLAAHDAAMSVIAHGLDDMGLLPVPAEEALSPDSKVYARWTLHGTSHMLGMDVHDCARSAPETYPRGDLAEGMVLTVEPGLYFQEDDLLVPEELRGIGIRIEDDILVTADGPQNLSAALPRELDEVEAWMDRLRSGS, encoded by the coding sequence ATGAACGAGGAGCCGCGTACCGAGACCCACGATCCCGCCGTGCCCGAGGCCTACGCCGCGTTCATGCGCACCGGCTGGGGCGACCGCGAGCTGGACCTGCCCCGGCACCCGGTCGCGGAGCGCGCTGCGGAGCGCCGGCAGCGGCTGGCGGAGCTGTTCCCGGGCGAGCGGCTGGTGATCCCGGCCGGCGGCTACAAGGTGCGTGCCAACGACACCGACTACCGCTTCCGGCCCGAGACCGCTCACACGCACCTGTCCGGCAACCAGACCTCCGACGCCGTGCTGGTCGTCGAGGACGGCGATGCCGTGCTCTATGCCCGCCCGCGTTCCTCGCGCGACACCGACGAGTTCTTCCGCGACCGGCAGTACGGCGAGCTGTGGGCCGGGCGGCGGCCCTCGCTCGGCGAGCTCTCCGACTCGCTCGGCATCGAGTGCCGCCACCTCGACGACCTCGACGCGACGCTGCGCACCCCCGGCAAGACCCGGGTGCTGCGCGGGGTCGACGCCCGCGTCGACGCCGCCGTCGAGCCCGACGAAGGTCAGGACCGCGAGCTCGCGCGCGTCGCCTCCGAGCTGCGCCTGGTCAAGGACGACTGGGAGGTCGCCCAGCTGCAGGAGGCCTGCGACATCACCACCCTCGGGTTCGAGGACTGCGTCCGCGAGTGGGACCGCGTGCTGGAGATGGGCGAACGCTGGATCGAGGGCACGTTCTTCCGGCGCGCCCGGGCGATGGGCAACGACATCGGCTACGACTCCATCGTCGGCGGGGGCCGGCACGCCACGACCCTGCACTGGATCGAGAACTCCGGACCGATCGTGCCCGGTGAGCTCGTGCTGCTCGACATGGGCGTCGAGGCCTCGAGCCTCTACACCGCCGACGTCACTCGCACCCTGCCCGTCTCCGGCACCTGGACCTCGCTGCAGCGCGAGCTCTACCAGCTGGTGCTCGCCGCCCAGCAGGCCGGGATCGACGCCGTACGCCCCGGTGCTCGGTTCCTCGCCGCGCACGACGCCGCGATGAGCGTGATCGCCCACGGGCTCGACGACATGGGCCTGCTGCCCGTCCCCGCCGAGGAGGCGCTGTCGCCAGACTCCAAGGTCTACGCCCGCTGGACCCTGCACGGCACCAGCCACATGCTCGGGATGGACGTGCACGACTGCGCGCGCTCCGCACCGGAGACCTACCCGCGCGGCGACCTCGCCGAGGGCATGGTGCTGACCGTCGAGCCGGGGTTGTACTTCCAGGAGGACGACCTGCTCGTGCCCGAGGAGCTGCGCGGCATCGGCATCCGGATCGAGGACGACATCCTCGTCACCGCCGACGGCCCACAGAACCTCTCCGCGGCGCTCCCCCGCGAGCTCGACGAGGTCGAGGCGTGGATGGACCGGCTGCGCAGCGGGAGCTGA